One Kribbella sp. NBC_00662 genomic region harbors:
- a CDS encoding DinB family protein: MDILTGPPVAGTEADTLLGALERNRRTFAWKCGGLDTAGLSKQHPPSTVTLGGLLKHLALVEDEYFTRRLLGRELGAPWDSADWDADPDWEWHSAADDSPEELMALWEASVERSRAAVAEVVTNGGVDQLAQWTGRGGESPSLRYILVDLIEEYARHTGHADLIRESIDGLTGEGIPEA, translated from the coding sequence ATGGACATCCTCACCGGACCGCCGGTCGCCGGCACCGAAGCCGACACGCTGCTGGGTGCGCTCGAGCGCAACCGCCGTACCTTCGCCTGGAAGTGCGGCGGGTTGGACACGGCCGGGCTGAGCAAGCAGCACCCGCCGTCGACGGTGACACTGGGCGGACTGCTCAAACACCTCGCGCTGGTCGAGGACGAGTACTTCACCCGCCGGCTGCTCGGCCGGGAGCTCGGCGCACCGTGGGACTCGGCCGACTGGGACGCCGACCCGGACTGGGAATGGCACAGCGCGGCGGACGACTCGCCAGAGGAACTCATGGCGCTGTGGGAGGCATCCGTCGAGCGCTCCCGGGCCGCGGTCGCAGAAGTGGTCACCAACGGCGGCGTCGACCAGCTCGCGCAGTGGACCGGGCGCGGCGGCGAGTCGCCGAGTCTGCGCTACATCCTGGTCGACCTGATCGAGGAGTACGCCCGCCACACCGGCCACGCCGACCTGATCCGCGAATCCATCGACGGCCTCACCGGCGAAGGCATCCCGGAGGCGTAG
- a CDS encoding SigE family RNA polymerase sigma factor, which translates to MDPGRDHEFAEFVDGRFTALQRFGYLLTGEWHQAEDLVQSALTKVWFHRNSLRSSAALESYTRTVMVNTSTQWWRRKWRGETPTEQLPEHRAQEQYGSIDDRDLLLRALATLPRRTRAALVLRYFEDLPEAEIAQIMGCSVGTVKSSVSRGLARLREHELITAISTPVQKEA; encoded by the coding sequence ATGGATCCAGGACGCGACCACGAATTCGCCGAGTTCGTGGACGGCCGGTTCACCGCACTGCAGAGGTTCGGGTATCTGCTGACCGGTGAATGGCACCAGGCCGAGGACCTGGTGCAGAGCGCTCTGACCAAGGTGTGGTTCCACCGGAACTCCCTGCGCAGCAGCGCCGCGCTGGAGAGTTACACCAGGACCGTGATGGTGAACACCAGCACGCAGTGGTGGCGCCGGAAGTGGCGCGGCGAGACACCGACCGAGCAGTTGCCCGAGCACCGGGCGCAGGAGCAGTACGGGTCGATCGACGACCGGGATCTCTTGCTGCGGGCGCTCGCAACGCTGCCGCGCCGTACCCGCGCAGCGCTGGTCCTGCGGTACTTCGAAGACCTGCCCGAGGCCGAGATCGCGCAGATCATGGGCTGCTCGGTCGGCACCGTCAAGTCGAGCGTCTCCCGCGGGCTGGCCCGACTCCGCGAGCACGAGCTGATCACCGCGATCTCCACTCCGGTCCAGAAGGAGGCCTGA
- a CDS encoding SRPBCC domain-containing protein gives MSVKQDISPLVKTVVVPVGVERAFEAFTAETSAWWPLFSHSVGEAAASEVRIEGAVGGRIVEYGAEGELATWGTVSDWDPPTTVGFSWHPGGDPAEAGQVIVTFTPTGDGTEVQLVHSGWERRGDGARARVGYDTGWDYVLGKYVEFAR, from the coding sequence ATGAGTGTGAAGCAGGACATCTCACCCTTGGTGAAGACCGTTGTCGTGCCGGTCGGCGTCGAGCGGGCGTTCGAGGCTTTCACCGCGGAGACGTCGGCGTGGTGGCCGTTGTTCAGCCACTCGGTGGGCGAGGCTGCGGCGAGCGAGGTCCGGATCGAAGGCGCCGTCGGCGGCCGGATCGTCGAGTACGGCGCCGAGGGCGAGCTCGCGACCTGGGGCACGGTGTCGGACTGGGATCCGCCGACGACGGTCGGCTTCAGCTGGCATCCGGGCGGCGATCCGGCCGAGGCCGGTCAGGTGATCGTCACGTTCACGCCGACCGGCGACGGCACCGAAGTACAACTCGTGCATTCGGGCTGGGAACGCCGCGGCGACGGCGCCCGGGCGCGCGTCGGCTACGACACGGGCTGGGACTACGTGCTGGGCAAGTATGTGGAGTTCGCCCGATAG
- a CDS encoding TetR/AcrR family transcriptional regulator encodes MNDSTGPQSASQRGLPVVGEPRPERADARRNRLRVLEAADRLFTAHGVKNVSLDAIAAEAGVGKGTVFRRFGDRAGLAVALLDEREQELQARILTGPPPLGPGAPPLIRVTAFLDAYLDLLDRHVELFMDSENASDGARYRIGSYHLWHRHLSHLIESANPTLDADYIAHVLLAPLAADLHNALRTQGFDLDRMKSGLRAVATALLQA; translated from the coding sequence ATGAACGACAGTACCGGACCGCAGTCCGCTTCACAACGGGGTCTGCCGGTGGTGGGTGAACCGCGCCCGGAACGCGCGGACGCCCGGCGCAACCGGCTGCGCGTGCTGGAGGCGGCCGACCGGCTGTTCACCGCGCACGGGGTGAAGAACGTCTCCCTCGACGCGATCGCCGCGGAGGCAGGGGTGGGCAAGGGCACGGTCTTCCGCCGCTTCGGCGACCGCGCCGGCCTGGCGGTCGCGCTGCTCGACGAACGTGAACAGGAACTCCAGGCGCGGATCCTGACCGGGCCGCCCCCGCTCGGCCCCGGCGCGCCGCCGCTGATCCGCGTGACGGCGTTCCTCGACGCCTATCTGGACCTCCTCGACCGCCACGTCGAGCTGTTCATGGACAGCGAGAACGCCTCAGACGGCGCCCGCTACCGAATCGGCTCGTACCACCTCTGGCACCGCCACCTGTCCCACCTGATCGAGTCGGCCAACCCCACCCTCGACGCCGACTACATCGCCCACGTCCTCCTGGCCCCCCTCGCGGCCGACCTCCACAACGCCCTCCGCACCCAAGGCTTCGACCTCGACCGCATGAAGTCCGGCCTCCGCGCGGTGGCTACAGCCTTGCTGCAAGCCTGA
- a CDS encoding metalloregulator ArsR/SmtB family transcription factor — translation MGTYGSLEAAGPVLDALGDPTRRVILETLRTGGPCSVGVLAERVPVSRPAISQHLKVLGAVGLVRHESRGTRNIYRVHQSGLDELRSWLDRFWGDALDAYADHVRRTEEERT, via the coding sequence GTGGGAACTTACGGATCACTCGAAGCGGCGGGCCCCGTGCTGGACGCGCTCGGCGACCCGACGCGCCGGGTGATCCTCGAGACACTGCGGACCGGCGGGCCGTGCTCGGTCGGTGTTCTGGCCGAGCGCGTGCCCGTCAGCCGCCCCGCGATCTCGCAGCACCTGAAGGTGCTCGGGGCGGTCGGTCTGGTGCGGCACGAGTCGCGCGGCACCCGGAACATCTACCGGGTCCACCAGTCCGGTCTCGACGAGCTGCGCAGCTGGCTCGACCGGTTCTGGGGCGACGCTCTCGATGCGTACGCCGACCACGTCAGGCGAACCGAGGAGGAACGGACATGA
- a CDS encoding 4-hydroxy-3-methylbut-2-enyl diphosphate reductase: protein MGTVTAQPDDTGTTTAVETKRVLLAAPRGYCAGVDRAVVAVEKALDLYGPPVYVRKEIVHNKYVVQTLQKRGAIFVDETVEVPEGETVIFSAHGVAPVVHQEAAARQLKTIDATCPLVTKVHHEAKRFAATDYDILLIGHEGHEEVIGTSGEAPEHVHLVDGPDDVPNVTVRDPEKVVWLSQTTLSVDETMETVRRLRERFPHLQDPPSDDICYATQNRQAAVKKLAPEADLMIVVGSRNSSNSVRLVEVAVEHGAKAGYLVDYADEIDEAWLEGVDSVGVSSGASVPEVLVRDVLRWLAERGYGDVQEITTAEESLTFALPRDLRTDLKAAGLPTTGTSDHAWTI from the coding sequence ATGGGGACCGTGACTGCCCAGCCTGACGACACCGGTACGACGACCGCCGTAGAGACCAAGCGTGTGCTGCTCGCGGCGCCGCGGGGGTACTGCGCGGGCGTGGACCGGGCCGTGGTCGCGGTGGAGAAGGCCCTCGATCTGTACGGGCCGCCCGTGTACGTGCGCAAGGAGATCGTGCACAACAAGTACGTCGTGCAGACCCTGCAGAAGCGTGGCGCGATCTTCGTCGACGAGACCGTCGAGGTGCCGGAGGGGGAGACCGTCATCTTCTCCGCACACGGTGTCGCCCCGGTGGTCCACCAGGAGGCGGCCGCGCGGCAGTTGAAGACGATCGACGCGACCTGCCCGCTGGTGACGAAGGTGCACCACGAGGCGAAGCGGTTCGCCGCGACCGACTACGACATCCTGCTGATCGGTCACGAGGGTCACGAGGAGGTCATCGGTACCTCCGGCGAGGCCCCGGAACACGTGCACCTCGTCGACGGCCCTGACGACGTACCGAACGTCACCGTCCGCGACCCGGAGAAGGTCGTCTGGCTGTCGCAGACCACGCTCTCCGTCGACGAGACGATGGAGACGGTACGCCGTCTGCGCGAGCGATTCCCGCACCTGCAGGACCCGCCGAGCGACGACATCTGCTACGCCACGCAGAACCGTCAGGCCGCGGTGAAGAAGCTTGCCCCGGAGGCCGACCTGATGATCGTCGTCGGCTCCCGCAACTCGTCGAACTCGGTGCGCCTGGTCGAGGTCGCGGTCGAGCACGGCGCGAAGGCCGGCTATCTGGTCGACTACGCCGACGAGATCGACGAGGCCTGGCTCGAGGGCGTCGACTCGGTCGGCGTCAGCAGCGGCGCGAGCGTCCCCGAGGTGCTCGTCCGCGACGTACTGCGCTGGCTCGCCGAGCGCGGCTACGGCGACGTCCAGGAAATCACCACCGCGGAGGAGAGCCTCACCTTCGCCCTCCCCCGCGACCTCCGCACCGACCTCAAGGCTGCCGGCCTCCCCACCACCGGCACCTCGGACCACGCGTGGACTATCTGA
- a CDS encoding DNA recombination protein RmuC: MSGTTVLLVLLFLAVGLLLGAAFGVLWVRGRDGAKLARITAERDAAEDRVVELTQERTSVGQQMGGQAVVKDALDRLHAQLNQLEKGRAAWQSQLHQQVNEVRMSGEALRRETASLSTALRKPQVRGRWGELHLRRTVELAGMVAHCDFTEQTTTFGEDGVLRPDLVVRLAEGKNIVVDSKVPLAAFLDASESDDESYREDRLRAHARHLRTHVDQLSSKAYWTRLSPSPEFVILFVPGESFLSAALDTEPSLLEYAAERRVILATPTTLIATLRAAAYAWNQSALTESAQQVFELGRELYERLSTMGEHLGRVGRSLTSAVEAYNGTVGSFERRVFITARKLRDLHVTESELTAMESIEASVRPLTAPEFLAIEDPEPTRHWPPTQAG; encoded by the coding sequence ATGTCCGGTACGACGGTGTTGTTGGTGCTGCTCTTCCTCGCGGTGGGGCTGCTGCTGGGTGCTGCGTTCGGCGTGCTGTGGGTGCGCGGTCGCGATGGCGCCAAGCTCGCGCGGATCACGGCCGAGCGCGACGCGGCCGAGGATCGAGTCGTCGAGCTGACCCAGGAGCGGACGTCCGTCGGCCAGCAGATGGGCGGACAGGCCGTCGTCAAGGATGCGCTGGATCGCCTGCACGCGCAGCTGAATCAGCTCGAGAAAGGCCGCGCGGCCTGGCAGAGCCAGCTGCATCAACAGGTCAACGAAGTGCGGATGAGCGGCGAGGCCTTGCGTCGCGAGACGGCGTCGTTGTCGACCGCGTTGCGAAAACCCCAGGTGCGCGGACGATGGGGCGAGCTGCACCTGCGACGTACGGTCGAGCTGGCCGGCATGGTCGCGCACTGCGACTTCACCGAGCAGACGACGACGTTCGGCGAGGACGGCGTCCTGCGGCCCGACTTGGTCGTGAGGCTTGCCGAGGGCAAGAACATCGTCGTCGACTCGAAGGTGCCGCTCGCCGCGTTCCTCGATGCGAGCGAGTCCGACGACGAGTCGTACCGCGAGGATCGGTTGCGCGCGCATGCACGCCATCTGCGGACGCACGTCGATCAGCTGTCGTCGAAGGCGTATTGGACGCGGCTGTCGCCGTCGCCGGAGTTCGTGATCCTGTTCGTGCCCGGTGAGTCGTTCCTCTCCGCAGCCCTCGACACGGAGCCCTCCCTGCTCGAGTACGCCGCTGAGCGCCGGGTGATCCTGGCGACGCCGACGACGCTGATTGCGACCCTGCGCGCGGCGGCGTACGCGTGGAACCAGTCGGCGCTGACCGAGTCTGCACAGCAGGTGTTCGAGCTCGGCCGGGAGTTGTACGAGCGGCTCAGCACGATGGGCGAGCATCTGGGTCGCGTCGGCCGGTCGCTGACGTCCGCGGTCGAGGCCTACAACGGTACGGTCGGTTCGTTCGAGCGCCGGGTCTTCATCACCGCGCGGAAGCTCCGCGATCTGCACGTCACCGAGTCCGAGCTGACCGCGATGGAGTCGATCGAGGCCTCGGTCCGGCCGCTCACCGCGCCCGAGTTCCTGGCCATCGAGGACCCGGAGCCCACCAGACATTGGCCGCCCACTCAGGCCGGGTAA
- a CDS encoding N-acetyltransferase family protein, which produces MGLTTRAARPDDLPGAAEARVASWRGAFTGLVPQEFLDAMDPASIAASWSESIAAGRSRLYVAVANDQVIGYAGVGPERDPAAPPRTGELYALFVHPSHWGTGAGRALADAACADLRDAGCASVWLWVLEANCRARRFYTTYGFAETGDRTHSSLNNLPELRLAARL; this is translated from the coding sequence ATGGGATTGACGACCCGGGCGGCTCGACCCGACGACCTGCCCGGCGCGGCCGAGGCGCGGGTCGCCAGTTGGCGAGGGGCGTTCACCGGCTTGGTGCCGCAGGAGTTCCTGGACGCGATGGATCCGGCCTCGATCGCGGCCTCCTGGTCGGAGAGCATCGCAGCTGGTCGCTCCCGCTTGTATGTTGCCGTCGCCAACGATCAGGTCATCGGGTACGCCGGGGTCGGGCCTGAGCGTGATCCGGCTGCGCCGCCGCGGACCGGTGAGCTGTACGCCCTGTTCGTGCACCCATCGCACTGGGGCACCGGCGCCGGGCGAGCGCTCGCCGATGCTGCCTGCGCTGACCTCCGTGACGCCGGTTGCGCGAGCGTCTGGTTGTGGGTGCTGGAGGCCAACTGTCGAGCGCGCCGGTTCTACACGACGTACGGGTTCGCCGAGACCGGGGACCGGACCCACTCCTCGTTGAACAACCTCCCCGAACTCAGGCTTGCAGCAAGGCTGTAG
- a CDS encoding winged helix-turn-helix transcriptional regulator, with the protein MVTKGNVFDPDCPTRVILDRIGDKWTVLVVLLLRDGPLRFTELRDGIGRVAPKVLTQTLRRMERDGLVGREVFAEIPPRVVYTLTPMGASLIEPITVLTDWAETHMPAISKAQTQYDAV; encoded by the coding sequence GTGGTAACCAAAGGCAACGTGTTCGACCCGGACTGCCCGACCCGGGTGATCCTGGACCGGATCGGCGACAAGTGGACGGTGCTCGTCGTCCTGCTGTTGCGCGACGGACCGCTCCGCTTCACCGAGCTGCGCGACGGCATCGGCCGGGTCGCGCCGAAGGTGCTCACCCAGACGCTCCGCCGGATGGAGCGCGACGGGCTGGTCGGCCGCGAGGTCTTCGCCGAGATCCCGCCGCGCGTCGTCTACACGCTCACCCCGATGGGCGCCTCGCTGATCGAGCCGATCACGGTCCTCACCGACTGGGCCGAGACCCACATGCCGGCAATCAGCAAGGCGCAGACGCAGTACGACGCGGTCTGA
- a CDS encoding exodeoxyribonuclease VII small subunit, protein MTYEQAREELVEVVRKLEAGGTSLEESLALWERGEELATTCQRWLDGARERLAKAQATHEEKPN, encoded by the coding sequence ATGACCTACGAACAGGCCCGCGAAGAGCTCGTCGAGGTAGTCCGCAAACTGGAAGCCGGCGGCACCTCCCTCGAAGAATCCCTGGCCCTCTGGGAACGCGGCGAAGAACTAGCCACCACCTGCCAACGCTGGCTCGACGGCGCCCGCGAACGCCTAGCCAAAGCCCAAGCCACCCACGAAGAAAAGCCCAACTGA
- a CDS encoding glycoside hydrolase family 64 protein, translating to MRFRTRMLAVVAAAATVAGVLSAHADRSADAAVPATIPLTITNNSGRGDAVYIYNLGTNLATGQQGWADASGTFHAWPAGGNPPTPAPDASIAGPGNGQSVTIQMPKFSGRVYFSYGQKLVFKLTTGGLVQPAVQNPSDPNRNILFSWSEYTLNDGGLWINSTQVDMFSAPYAVSVNGNTTGHLKAGGYNAVYNALSAAGWGGLIQTAPDGSKLRALSPLYGVETGALPASAMDDYINRVWSKYSSETLTVTPFGDQPNTKYFARVSGNVMNFTNSSGAVVTSFQKPDSASVFGCFNLLDAPNDQVRGPISRTLCAGYNRSTLLSNPNQPDPNDSNFYQDAVTNQYSKNIHAQMADGRAYGFAFDDVGNHEALVHDGNPQQAGLILDPFN from the coding sequence ATGCGGTTCAGAACACGAATGCTGGCTGTCGTCGCGGCCGCCGCGACGGTGGCCGGCGTGCTGTCGGCGCACGCGGACCGGTCGGCGGATGCTGCCGTCCCGGCGACGATCCCGTTGACGATCACGAACAACTCGGGCCGCGGCGACGCGGTCTACATCTACAACCTGGGCACGAACCTGGCCACCGGACAGCAGGGCTGGGCCGATGCGAGCGGCACGTTCCACGCCTGGCCGGCCGGCGGCAACCCGCCCACCCCGGCGCCGGACGCGTCGATCGCCGGACCGGGCAACGGGCAGTCCGTGACGATCCAGATGCCGAAGTTCTCCGGCCGGGTGTACTTCTCGTACGGCCAGAAGCTCGTGTTCAAACTGACGACGGGCGGCCTGGTGCAGCCCGCCGTACAGAACCCGAGCGATCCCAACCGGAACATCCTGTTCAGCTGGTCGGAGTACACGCTGAACGACGGCGGGCTGTGGATCAACAGCACACAGGTCGACATGTTCTCCGCGCCGTATGCCGTCAGCGTCAACGGGAACACGACCGGCCACCTCAAGGCCGGCGGCTACAACGCCGTCTACAACGCACTCTCCGCCGCAGGATGGGGCGGCCTGATCCAGACTGCACCCGACGGTTCGAAACTCCGGGCACTCTCCCCGTTGTACGGCGTCGAGACCGGGGCACTGCCCGCAAGCGCGATGGACGACTACATCAACCGCGTGTGGTCGAAGTACAGCTCGGAAACGCTGACCGTCACGCCGTTCGGCGACCAGCCCAACACGAAGTACTTCGCTCGCGTCTCCGGCAACGTCATGAACTTCACGAACAGCTCGGGAGCGGTCGTCACGTCGTTCCAGAAGCCAGACTCGGCCAGCGTGTTCGGCTGCTTCAACCTGCTCGACGCACCGAACGACCAGGTCCGCGGGCCGATCTCCCGCACGCTGTGCGCCGGCTACAACCGCTCCACGCTGCTGTCGAACCCGAACCAGCCCGACCCGAATGACTCGAACTTCTATCAGGACGCGGTCACCAACCAGTACTCGAAGAACATCCACGCCCAGATGGCCGACGGGCGCGCGTACGGGTTCGCCTTCGACGACGTCGGCAATCACGAGGCGCTCGTCCACGACGGCAACCCGCAGCAGGCCGGCCTGATCCTCGATCCGTTCAACTGA
- the xseA gene encoding exodeoxyribonuclease VII large subunit — MALETSPEAPAAVRTIANGIAGWINQLGAVWVEGQLTDVSIGRGTTTVFGTLRDTDADISLRFTCNRRVFETVEVHDGSRVLVHAKPNFFARRGTLALAVSEIRHVGIGELLARIERLKQLLAAEGLFEPYRKKKLPFLPHTIGLICGRDSAAERDVLENAKRRWPAVAFRIEYASVQGPSAAGEVMTALRKLDADDSVEVIVIARGGGSLEDLLPFSDEGLIRAVSKTSTPVVSAIGHEPDSPLLDLVADLRASTPTDAAKRIVPDVREELDGVRLLRERGLRAITSWLDREAHALAAIRSRPSLSAPVTDLQRRSDEVAALIERSRRTLTHRLDRASDDIAHRLASVRALSPKATLERGYSVLQLADGTAVREVAQVAPGDVLQARVTDGRFAVEVKSEENK, encoded by the coding sequence GTGGCTTTGGAGACGTCGCCGGAAGCACCCGCGGCCGTTCGCACGATTGCGAACGGTATTGCCGGCTGGATCAACCAGCTCGGCGCCGTGTGGGTCGAGGGGCAGCTGACGGACGTCTCGATCGGGCGCGGTACGACGACGGTCTTCGGCACACTGCGGGACACGGACGCGGACATCTCGCTCCGATTCACCTGCAACCGGCGGGTGTTCGAGACGGTCGAGGTCCACGACGGGTCGCGGGTCCTCGTGCACGCCAAGCCGAACTTCTTCGCCCGCCGCGGCACGCTGGCGCTCGCGGTCAGCGAGATCCGCCACGTCGGCATCGGTGAGCTGCTGGCGCGGATCGAGCGGCTGAAGCAGCTGCTGGCGGCCGAGGGGCTGTTCGAGCCGTACCGGAAGAAGAAGCTGCCGTTCCTCCCGCACACGATCGGCCTGATCTGCGGGCGCGACTCGGCGGCCGAGCGCGACGTACTCGAGAACGCGAAGCGGCGCTGGCCGGCGGTCGCGTTCCGGATCGAGTACGCGTCGGTGCAAGGGCCGTCGGCAGCCGGCGAGGTGATGACGGCGCTGCGGAAGCTGGACGCGGACGACTCGGTCGAGGTGATCGTGATCGCGCGCGGCGGCGGATCGCTCGAGGATCTGCTGCCGTTCTCGGACGAGGGCCTGATCCGTGCCGTTTCGAAGACGAGTACGCCGGTGGTGAGCGCGATCGGGCACGAGCCGGACTCACCGCTGCTCGACCTGGTCGCCGACCTGCGCGCGTCGACGCCGACCGACGCAGCTAAGCGGATCGTTCCGGATGTCCGCGAGGAGCTGGACGGCGTACGGCTGCTGCGCGAGCGCGGGCTGCGGGCGATCACGTCGTGGCTGGATCGCGAGGCGCACGCGCTGGCGGCGATCCGGAGTCGACCCTCGCTGTCGGCACCCGTCACGGATCTGCAGCGACGCTCCGACGAGGTCGCCGCACTGATCGAGCGGAGCCGCCGTACGCTGACGCATCGACTGGATCGCGCGAGCGACGACATCGCGCACCGGTTGGCAAGCGTACGGGCGTTGTCCCCGAAGGCGACGCTCGAGCGCGGGTACTCCGTACTGCAGCTGGCAGACGGCACCGCCGTACGGGAAGTGGCGCAGGTGGCGCCCGGTGACGTGCTCCAGGCACGGGTCACCGACGGCCGCTTCGCGGTCGAAGTCAAGTCCGAGGAGAACAAGTGA
- a CDS encoding NAD(P)-dependent oxidoreductase, translating to MKIAVYGASGMVGSRIAAEAVSRAHEVIGVTRSGGELPAGVRAVRANADDVASAKELAAESDALVAAIGPSRTGGDHQDYLDAVDNLIAAVQGTATRLIVVGGAGSLVVDGNRVVDGPDFPAEYKNESLTVSQALENLRASDVNWTMLSPAFVIAPGERTGVFRLGQDEPVGDHISAEDYAVALLDELENPANNRKRFTLGY from the coding sequence ATGAAGATCGCGGTGTACGGAGCAAGTGGCATGGTCGGGAGCCGGATCGCGGCGGAGGCGGTGAGTCGCGCGCACGAGGTGATCGGTGTCACGCGTTCGGGCGGCGAGCTTCCGGCCGGCGTACGCGCGGTGCGGGCGAACGCGGACGACGTCGCATCGGCCAAGGAACTGGCAGCCGAGTCGGACGCGCTGGTCGCGGCGATCGGGCCGAGCCGGACCGGCGGCGACCACCAGGATTACCTGGACGCGGTCGACAACCTGATCGCCGCTGTACAGGGGACGGCGACCCGGTTGATCGTGGTCGGCGGCGCCGGCAGCTTGGTTGTCGACGGCAACCGTGTGGTGGACGGCCCGGACTTCCCGGCCGAGTACAAGAACGAGTCGCTGACCGTCTCGCAGGCGCTCGAGAACCTGCGTGCGAGCGACGTCAACTGGACGATGCTGTCCCCGGCCTTCGTGATCGCCCCGGGTGAGCGGACCGGCGTCTTCCGCCTCGGCCAAGACGAGCCGGTCGGCGACCACATCTCCGCCGAGGACTACGCCGTCGCGCTGCTCGACGAGCTGGAGAACCCGGCGAACAACCGCAAGCGCTTCACGCTGGGGTACTGA
- a CDS encoding SRPBCC family protein: protein MTPLDARALEASLRPHGESVMLPREAYTDPAVLAWERRHFFAGTWTCLGRVDELSDGTTYREVTVGDIATIVTFGERPRAFANTCRHRGHELLQRDETSDRRAVVCPYHGWSYELDGSVKTAPRMGETFHTKPYGLVELPAEVWQGWLFVNATGTATSFADHVGGLTELVAPYAPETLVLKARHAYDVASNWKTIVENYHECYHCPLIHPELCKVSPPTSGDNWNLPGAWVGGLMDLRPDAETMSLDGRSHGVMIDGVDPRRVNYLGLFPNLLISLHPDYVMTHRMEPRTPSLTAIECSWYFRPEVTDPSYAVEFWDITNREDWAACESVQRGAESPHFRPGPLAPAEDAVYQWVTMLARGYLGKPLSTPA, encoded by the coding sequence ATGACTCCGCTCGACGCCCGTGCCCTGGAGGCTTCGCTGCGGCCGCATGGCGAATCGGTCATGCTGCCGCGCGAGGCGTACACCGATCCCGCCGTCCTGGCGTGGGAACGCCGGCACTTCTTCGCCGGCACCTGGACCTGCCTCGGCCGCGTCGACGAGTTGTCCGACGGTACGACGTACCGCGAGGTGACGGTCGGCGACATCGCAACGATCGTGACGTTCGGCGAGCGACCGAGGGCGTTCGCGAACACCTGCCGGCATCGCGGCCACGAACTGCTGCAGCGCGACGAGACCAGCGATCGCCGGGCCGTCGTCTGCCCGTACCACGGATGGTCGTACGAGCTCGACGGCTCGGTGAAGACCGCCCCGCGGATGGGCGAGACCTTCCATACCAAACCGTATGGTCTGGTCGAGTTGCCGGCGGAGGTCTGGCAGGGCTGGTTGTTCGTGAACGCGACCGGCACAGCGACGTCGTTCGCCGATCACGTCGGCGGGCTCACCGAACTGGTCGCGCCGTACGCGCCGGAAACCCTTGTACTGAAGGCGCGGCACGCGTACGACGTCGCGTCGAACTGGAAGACGATCGTGGAGAACTACCACGAGTGCTACCACTGCCCGCTGATCCATCCCGAGCTGTGCAAGGTGTCACCACCGACGTCGGGCGACAACTGGAATCTGCCCGGCGCCTGGGTCGGCGGGTTGATGGACCTGCGACCGGACGCCGAGACGATGTCGCTCGACGGCCGGTCCCACGGGGTCATGATCGACGGCGTCGATCCGCGGCGGGTCAACTACCTCGGACTGTTCCCCAACCTGCTGATCTCACTGCACCCCGACTACGTGATGACGCATCGCATGGAGCCGCGGACGCCGAGCCTGACCGCGATCGAGTGCTCGTGGTACTTCCGGCCCGAGGTCACGGATCCGTCGTACGCCGTGGAGTTCTGGGACATCACGAACCGCGAGGACTGGGCCGCGTGCGAATCGGTCCAGCGCGGCGCGGAGTCCCCGCACTTCCGGCCGGGTCCGCTGGCACCCGCGGAGGACGCCGTCTACCAGTGGGTGACGATGCTGGCCCGCGGGTACCTGGGCAAGCCGCTCAGTACCCCAGCGTGA
- a CDS encoding HAD domain-containing protein — translation MRPLLLLDVDGPLNPHRADGIPPGYREHEITEGTKTWRLLLNPQHGVELNKLASTFDLVWATSWENGANRLLAPLLGLPELPTITWPDRRPVPRGSWKAPYVADWVGDRPFVWVDDEVGESEFTADHQLVYPIDARIGLTATDFAAIRSWADGKSFADKAFPAHP, via the coding sequence ATGCGCCCTCTCTTGCTGTTGGATGTCGACGGCCCGCTCAACCCACACCGCGCCGATGGGATCCCACCCGGCTACCGGGAGCACGAGATCACCGAGGGTACGAAGACGTGGCGCCTGCTCCTCAACCCGCAGCACGGGGTGGAGCTCAACAAGCTGGCGAGCACCTTCGACCTGGTCTGGGCCACCAGTTGGGAAAACGGCGCGAACCGGCTCCTCGCACCGCTGCTCGGTCTACCTGAGCTCCCGACGATCACCTGGCCGGACCGGCGGCCGGTGCCGCGGGGGTCGTGGAAGGCGCCGTACGTCGCGGATTGGGTCGGCGACCGGCCGTTCGTCTGGGTGGATGACGAGGTGGGGGAGTCGGAGTTCACGGCGGATCATCAGCTGGTCTATCCGATCGATGCCCGGATCGGCTTGACTGCAACGGATTTCGCCGCGATCCGGTCCTGGGCCGACGGAAAATCCTTTGCGGACAAGGCGTTTCCCGCGCATCCTTGA